One genomic region from Xylanivirga thermophila encodes:
- a CDS encoding FAD-dependent oxidoreductase, protein MQRAYKADVIIIGGSLGGCAAALAAARMGKKVIMTEETKWIGGQLTSQAVPPDENPWIEKFGCTMSYRQLRNGIRTYYKNHFPLTPEARQTFYLNPGNGNVSKLCHDPRVAVAVLHEMMAPYILSNHLVIWTRHKIQSVEVDNNHVRSMIVKNLDTGDEKILTGSYFLDATECGDVLPLAKAEYITGAESKQGTGEPHALEGEADPLDIQSITWCFAIDHVEGEDNTIEKPEQYDFWKNYRCDFWPDSMLSWKSSHPHTLETREHTLFPVDERHSLWTYRRIADRNNFVPGTFDSDITIANWPQNDYWLGPIYEVDEEEANKHLEGARQLSLSYLYWLQTEAPRPDGGIGYPGLRLRNDVVGTEDGLAMYPYIRESRRIKAEFTILEQYVSPITRGDEGAVKFEDSVGIGYYRMDLHPSTSGRNYIDIGCLPFQIPLGSLIPVRMENLIPACKNIGTTHITNGSYRLHPVEWNIGEAAGMLVSYAMDKKISPRVVRNDNEYLADFQQLLRKQGVELEWPKI, encoded by the coding sequence TTGCAAAGAGCATATAAAGCAGATGTGATCATCATAGGAGGAAGTCTTGGTGGATGCGCTGCGGCGTTAGCCGCAGCTCGTATGGGTAAAAAGGTTATTATGACAGAGGAGACAAAATGGATAGGAGGACAGCTTACAAGTCAGGCTGTACCACCGGATGAAAATCCTTGGATAGAGAAATTTGGCTGTACCATGAGCTATAGGCAGCTTCGAAATGGGATAAGGACATATTATAAGAATCATTTTCCATTGACACCAGAAGCCAGACAGACATTTTACTTAAATCCCGGCAATGGGAATGTAAGCAAGCTTTGTCATGATCCTAGGGTAGCTGTAGCTGTTCTTCATGAGATGATGGCTCCATATATACTAAGCAATCACCTTGTCATATGGACAAGGCATAAGATACAAAGTGTAGAAGTGGATAATAATCATGTAAGATCTATGATAGTAAAAAACCTTGATACTGGCGATGAAAAGATATTGACTGGTAGTTATTTCCTTGATGCTACCGAATGCGGAGATGTATTACCCCTTGCAAAGGCAGAGTACATAACAGGTGCTGAATCTAAACAGGGGACTGGAGAGCCCCATGCCCTAGAAGGGGAGGCAGATCCTTTAGATATACAGTCCATTACATGGTGTTTTGCCATAGATCATGTGGAGGGTGAAGATAATACCATAGAGAAGCCTGAGCAATATGATTTTTGGAAAAACTATAGATGCGATTTCTGGCCAGATTCCATGCTTAGTTGGAAGAGTAGTCATCCACATACATTGGAAACTAGAGAGCATACCCTTTTCCCTGTAGATGAGAGGCATTCCCTGTGGACATATCGTAGAATTGCAGATAGGAATAATTTTGTACCCGGTACATTTGATAGTGATATTACAATAGCCAACTGGCCACAAAATGACTATTGGCTTGGGCCTATATATGAGGTGGATGAAGAGGAGGCTAACAAACATCTAGAAGGTGCAAGACAGCTGAGCTTATCGTATCTCTACTGGCTACAGACAGAGGCACCACGCCCTGATGGTGGTATAGGATATCCCGGATTGAGGCTGAGAAATGATGTTGTAGGTACGGAGGATGGATTGGCCATGTACCCGTATATAAGGGAGTCTAGACGTATAAAGGCTGAATTCACCATTTTAGAACAGTATGTAAGTCCTATTACTAGGGGAGATGAGGGCGCAGTAAAGTTTGAAGATAGTGTAGGGATAGGGTATTATCGTATGGATCTGCATCCTAGTACCTCTGGCAGGAACTATATAGATATTGGATGTCTGCCATTTCAAATACCGCTTGGCAGTCTCATACCTGTTAGGATGGAAAATCTTATTCCTGCATGTAAAAACATAGGTACTACCCATATTACAAATGGTTCGTATAGACTACATCCTGTGGAATGGAATATAGGTGAGGCAGCAGGTATGTTGGTATCCTATGCTATGGATAAAAAAATATCTCCCAGGGTAGTTAGAAATGATAATGAATACTTAGCAGATTTTCAGCAACTACTTAGAAAACAAGGTGTAGAACTTGAGTGGCCTAAAATATAA
- a CDS encoding SGNH/GDSL hydrolase family protein: MKYFNITDEPFCLSGFPWIKKNNLCRLPVDALSMFSESIQTLAWHTSGGMVRFKTNSNNISLKVKLKECYLHPNMPMTALCGFDFYLGEGTDKRFYGSIFPQYDQWEIEEQIGDGLDKRWREWTIYLPIYCGIEDIQIGINEDAKVLPPSSFTVEKPIVFYGSSITQGACSSRPGNAYTHTVARWLDGNFVDLGFSGSAKGEEEMAELIASLDMELFVMDYDHNAPDQEHLLNTHEPFFKIIREKHPDMPVVFMTAPYYHYPMERNDYADKDKRREIVYRTFKRAKEAGDGNVYFLDGYEFFQKSMADACTVDNIHPTDIGMFYMAKSLYPILYDILKNR; this comes from the coding sequence TTGAAATATTTTAATATAACAGACGAACCCTTTTGTTTATCAGGATTTCCATGGATAAAAAAAAATAACCTATGCCGCTTGCCTGTAGATGCCCTGAGTATGTTTTCAGAGAGCATACAGACTTTAGCCTGGCATACATCAGGTGGAATGGTAAGATTTAAGACCAATTCCAATAATATATCCCTAAAGGTAAAGCTAAAAGAGTGCTATTTACATCCCAATATGCCCATGACCGCCCTATGTGGGTTTGATTTTTACCTAGGGGAAGGAACTGATAAAAGGTTTTATGGCAGCATATTCCCACAATATGATCAATGGGAGATTGAAGAGCAAATAGGGGATGGGCTAGATAAAAGATGGCGGGAGTGGACCATATATCTTCCAATATATTGTGGTATAGAGGATATACAAATAGGCATCAACGAGGATGCTAAAGTGCTCCCGCCTTCTAGCTTTACCGTCGAAAAGCCTATAGTCTTCTATGGCTCATCCATAACACAGGGGGCTTGCTCTTCTAGGCCAGGTAATGCGTATACACATACAGTTGCAAGATGGCTAGATGGAAATTTTGTAGATCTTGGTTTTAGCGGCAGTGCAAAGGGTGAAGAGGAGATGGCAGAGTTGATAGCCTCTCTGGATATGGAGTTGTTTGTCATGGACTATGATCACAATGCCCCGGATCAGGAACATCTTTTAAATACACATGAACCATTCTTTAAGATTATAAGGGAAAAGCATCCTGATATGCCGGTGGTATTTATGACTGCTCCCTATTACCATTATCCTATGGAAAGAAATGATTATGCGGATAAGGATAAGAGGAGAGAAATAGTGTACAGGACGTTTAAAAGGGCAAAAGAGGCGGGAGATGGAAATGTATATTTCTTAGACGGTTATGAATTTTTCCAAAAGTCCATGGCCGATGCCTGCACGGTGGATAATATACATCCTACGGATATAGGTATGTTTTATATGGCAAAAAGTTTGTATCCTATATTGTATGATATTCTAAAAAATAGATAA
- a CDS encoding glycosyltransferase, protein MHIAFLNPQGNFDRKDSYWTEHPDFGGQLVYVKEIASAMAKQGHNVDIITRQIKDKNWLEFSNRFDSYDNVRNLRIIRLPAGPDKFLAKESLWEHLSEWVDNIIDFYKTEAKMPDFITTHYGDGGIAGAMMYEKTNIPFSFTGHSLGAQKMDKLGINSENIAQMDARYYFTKRIMAERTAMSNSSIIFVSTAQEKDEQYTHRAYRDAGQLDDMGKFCIVPPGVNMDVFSAMIPNKDDALEMKAFIDNMLKRDIENTRIQLPSIIAASRLDPKKNHIGLVKAFAKSKELQKKSNLIITLRGIEDPFQDYSFVKKEEREILDEIMGIIDSYNLRGKVCIFSINSQKQLADCYRELASRNSIFCLTAMYEPFGLAPIEAMSCGLPVAVTKYGGPNEVLRENGEEYGVLIDPFDEQDIALGILKLFDNYAFYRHQGIKRVSSKYTWDAAAQGYIEGIQKILSEKKDYHISKLHPYFKSSNKTNRIELDWLTRIYLRGE, encoded by the coding sequence ATGCATATAGCTTTTTTAAATCCACAGGGTAATTTTGATAGGAAGGATTCATATTGGACTGAACATCCGGATTTTGGAGGACAGCTGGTATATGTAAAGGAAATAGCCTCTGCAATGGCAAAACAAGGTCATAATGTGGATATAATAACCAGGCAGATAAAAGATAAAAATTGGCTTGAGTTTTCCAATAGGTTTGACTCTTATGATAATGTAAGAAACCTTCGGATTATAAGATTGCCTGCAGGTCCAGATAAATTCTTGGCCAAGGAATCATTATGGGAACACCTAAGTGAATGGGTAGATAATATAATAGATTTTTATAAAACTGAAGCAAAGATGCCTGATTTTATAACTACCCATTACGGAGATGGCGGTATAGCTGGAGCTATGATGTATGAAAAGACTAATATCCCCTTTTCTTTCACCGGTCATTCATTAGGGGCACAGAAGATGGATAAACTGGGGATCAATTCTGAAAATATAGCACAGATGGATGCTAGATATTATTTTACCAAACGAATAATGGCAGAACGCACTGCTATGTCAAACTCAAGCATAATATTTGTATCAACTGCACAGGAAAAGGATGAACAGTATACCCATAGGGCTTATAGAGATGCAGGACAGTTAGATGATATGGGAAAATTCTGTATAGTACCTCCTGGAGTAAATATGGATGTGTTTAGTGCAATGATACCAAATAAGGATGATGCCTTAGAAATGAAGGCATTCATAGATAATATGCTTAAGAGGGATATAGAAAATACTCGCATACAGCTTCCTTCAATAATAGCTGCTAGTCGTCTAGATCCTAAGAAAAATCATATAGGATTAGTGAAGGCATTTGCCAAAAGTAAGGAACTTCAAAAGAAGTCCAATCTCATTATAACCTTAAGGGGAATAGAGGATCCATTTCAGGATTATTCTTTTGTGAAAAAGGAAGAGAGGGAGATATTAGACGAGATAATGGGGATTATAGATAGCTATAATCTTAGAGGAAAGGTGTGTATTTTTAGTATAAATTCACAAAAGCAGCTAGCAGACTGTTACAGGGAACTTGCAAGTAGAAACTCAATATTTTGTTTGACTGCGATGTATGAACCATTTGGCTTGGCACCTATAGAAGCTATGAGTTGCGGGCTTCCGGTAGCTGTTACAAAGTATGGAGGGCCTAATGAGGTGTTAAGGGAAAATGGGGAGGAATATGGAGTGCTAATAGATCCCTTTGATGAGCAGGATATTGCTTTAGGTATTTTAAAGCTATTTGACAATTATGCTTTTTATAGGCATCAGGGAATTAAAAGGGTAAGTAGTAAATATACATGGGATGCAGCTGCACAAGGGTATATAGAAGGTATACAAAAGATCCTTTCAGAAAAAAAAGATTATCATATTTCAAAACTTCATCCTTATTTTAAATCTTCCAATAAGACAAATAGGATAGAGTTAGACTGGCTGACAAGGATATATCTAAGGGGTGAATAA
- a CDS encoding glycosyl hydrolase codes for MDIKSFKAPSALYRPAPFWSWNDKLDKEELKRQIDEMSKGGWGGYFMHSRVGLVTKYLSDEWMDMIRTCAQKARETGTYAWLYDEDKWPSGFAGGEVSKNLEYRSRALVLLTQDKITEDDSVLTTYTKDGITYYICKRISPTGNPWFNGFCYVDLMNPKAVRAFLESTHERYKESCGEYFGKEIPGIFTDEPCYLMENHYDVPVLPWSEYLPDFFKALKGYSIEDYLKELFFDIDDYQRIRYDFFDSATRLFIESFTKQYYKWCKENDLLMTGHFMAEDNMPYQLQWIGAAMPHYEYMDWPGIDKLGRNLEQLVTVKQVTSVADQLEKDRTFCEVFGCMGQHASFYHRKWIADWQAVLGINFVNHHLSLYSMRGERKRDYPANLFYQQPWWKEEKGFADYIGRLSYALSEGKRCVDILVIHPIGSVWSQYSPLHKQNDLAIEAGVYDRPFTNLSKELIANKLDFHYGDEMLIEKYGEVKDGKLSIGAHEYSAIVIPPCFTLRGSTLSLIEEFIAQSSPENVVMIQPFVQRIDGKSRDIHWPEGTVRCQTVSQAITCLDNMYKDRIKIIDDMTGKNAKAIICHRRTDKDGSWIFFANTEENREIASTINIDMGRLPVILDIMSGKVYKSPAKLLNGRVEMKVKFYPGGSLLLYFPKETMDVGECPAFLDSGVEFETHYSNVEKMDEWVAKLNGPNVLPINDVTLYMDGELILKDMPISKAWHQIFYKAEEGTQFKAIYKFNVTNIPQGEMFAAIEVAENLDRISLNGDKINALKKKGELGAFDNDKSWLDINFTKVPITGLVKEGENEIIIEGRKINNITGPGTHVSVEDYKTHTPTEIETVYVVGDFVVTDEDNIKFSIDGKKTIPDVYDLTRSGYPFYAGEAEFITGFSYDNKNDNKDDNKLYLKVQDVRSAFISLYVNGEFCGTKYWAPYVFDITQFIREGKNLISIKAGNTLFNAMGPNRMDGILNEEYVGPYTFIDFDRYTEKYTLVPFGIGHGSLIISD; via the coding sequence ATGGATATAAAATCATTTAAGGCTCCTTCTGCCTTGTATAGACCGGCACCATTCTGGAGCTGGAATGATAAATTGGATAAAGAGGAGCTAAAAAGGCAGATCGACGAGATGTCTAAAGGTGGCTGGGGAGGATATTTTATGCATTCTCGGGTAGGTTTAGTCACAAAATACCTATCCGATGAATGGATGGATATGATACGCACATGTGCTCAAAAGGCTAGGGAAACGGGAACTTATGCATGGCTATATGATGAGGATAAATGGCCCTCTGGTTTTGCGGGGGGCGAGGTATCTAAAAATCTTGAATATAGGAGTCGGGCATTGGTGCTTTTGACACAAGATAAAATAACAGAAGATGATAGTGTGCTTACTACATACACAAAAGATGGAATAACATATTATATATGTAAGCGTATATCTCCTACAGGAAACCCATGGTTTAATGGATTTTGTTATGTAGATCTTATGAATCCAAAAGCGGTAAGAGCCTTTTTAGAGAGTACCCACGAACGTTATAAGGAGTCCTGTGGAGAGTACTTTGGGAAAGAGATACCGGGCATATTTACTGATGAACCTTGTTACCTCATGGAAAACCACTATGATGTACCTGTACTTCCCTGGTCAGAATATCTACCTGACTTTTTTAAAGCATTAAAGGGATATAGCATTGAAGACTACTTAAAAGAATTATTCTTTGATATAGATGATTACCAAAGGATAAGATATGACTTTTTTGATAGCGCAACGCGGTTGTTTATAGAGAGCTTTACCAAACAGTATTATAAATGGTGCAAAGAAAACGATCTTCTTATGACAGGGCATTTTATGGCAGAGGATAATATGCCATACCAATTGCAATGGATAGGGGCAGCTATGCCTCATTATGAATATATGGATTGGCCAGGCATAGACAAATTGGGGAGAAATCTAGAGCAGCTTGTGACAGTAAAACAGGTAACCTCTGTAGCAGATCAGCTGGAAAAGGACAGAACCTTTTGTGAGGTGTTTGGTTGCATGGGTCAGCATGCCAGCTTTTATCATAGAAAATGGATAGCAGACTGGCAGGCTGTGCTGGGTATAAATTTTGTAAATCACCACTTATCATTGTATTCCATGCGCGGGGAAAGAAAACGTGATTATCCTGCAAACCTATTTTATCAACAACCATGGTGGAAGGAAGAGAAGGGATTTGCCGACTATATAGGTAGACTTAGCTATGCATTATCAGAGGGTAAAAGATGTGTAGATATACTGGTAATACATCCTATAGGGAGTGTATGGAGCCAATACTCACCACTTCATAAACAAAATGATCTGGCCATTGAGGCGGGAGTATATGATAGGCCATTTACCAATCTATCTAAGGAATTAATAGCTAACAAACTGGACTTTCATTATGGAGATGAGATGCTCATTGAAAAATACGGAGAGGTAAAGGATGGGAAGCTATCAATAGGAGCACATGAATATTCTGCAATAGTCATTCCACCTTGTTTTACATTAAGGGGTAGCACTCTATCGCTTATAGAGGAGTTTATAGCGCAATCTAGTCCTGAAAATGTAGTTATGATACAGCCCTTTGTTCAGAGGATAGATGGAAAATCTAGAGATATACATTGGCCGGAAGGTACTGTAAGATGCCAGACAGTGTCTCAGGCAATCACCTGCCTGGATAATATGTATAAAGATAGGATAAAGATAATAGACGACATGACCGGCAAAAATGCCAAAGCCATCATATGCCATAGACGAACGGACAAAGACGGAAGTTGGATATTTTTTGCAAATACTGAGGAGAACAGGGAGATTGCATCTACTATAAATATAGATATGGGTAGGCTGCCGGTAATATTGGATATTATGTCTGGAAAGGTATATAAATCTCCCGCCAAATTGCTAAACGGCAGGGTGGAGATGAAGGTAAAATTCTATCCAGGTGGTAGTTTGCTCTTATATTTTCCTAAAGAAACCATGGATGTAGGGGAGTGTCCTGCATTTTTAGATAGCGGGGTGGAGTTTGAAACCCATTATTCTAATGTTGAAAAGATGGACGAATGGGTGGCAAAACTAAATGGGCCTAATGTCCTACCAATAAACGATGTGACCCTTTATATGGATGGGGAATTGATTCTTAAAGATATGCCAATATCGAAGGCTTGGCATCAGATTTTTTATAAAGCTGAAGAAGGTACCCAATTTAAGGCTATATACAAGTTTAATGTCACAAATATCCCACAGGGCGAGATGTTTGCGGCTATTGAAGTAGCAGAAAATCTGGACCGTATATCTTTAAATGGGGACAAGATTAATGCCTTAAAGAAAAAGGGCGAGCTAGGTGCATTTGATAATGACAAGAGCTGGCTTGATATAAACTTTACAAAGGTACCCATCACAGGACTTGTAAAAGAAGGGGAAAACGAAATTATAATAGAGGGCAGGAAGATTAATAACATAACAGGTCCTGGAACTCACGTATCGGTAGAAGACTATAAAACACATACGCCTACCGAAATAGAGACCGTATATGTTGTTGGAGATTTTGTAGTAACAGACGAAGATAATATTAAATTTTCTATAGACGGTAAAAAAACGATACCGGATGTTTATGACCTGACCCGGTCGGGCTATCCATTTTATGCAGGTGAAGCAGAATTTATCACTGGGTTTAGTTATGATAATAAAAATGATAATAAAGATGATAATAAATTGTATCTAAAGGTACAGGATGTTCGTAGCGCATTTATTAGTCTGTATGTAAACGGTGAGTTTTGTGGTACGAAATATTGGGCACCATATGTATTCGATATAACCCAGTTTATAAGGGAAGGGAAAAATCTTATATCCATAAAGGCTGGCAATACTTTATTCAATGCTATGGGACCTAACAGGATGGATGGGATATTGAATGAAGAATATGTAGGTCCCTATACATTTATAGATTTTGATAGATATACGGAAAAATATACATTGGTACCCTTTGGCATTGGGCATGGGAGCTTGATTATATCGGATTAA
- a CDS encoding carbohydrate kinase family protein, whose amino-acid sequence MGNIEIKDLKDKKYDIATVGEVLVDMISTEYTDGFDCDTYRRFFGGSPANIAMNVKKLGINSTIICCAGSDEMGDFLISKMKMQGLDTSNVKRAYSSTSMVLLNKSQSSPIPIFYRGADYRIVFDESIEDVIRTSKIVHFSTWPISREPSRSAIEKIIEVAKESGTIIGFDPNYHPALWEKGYDGVSYIKGIIKDVDIIKPSEDDAKRLFGEESIDEYIARFLDLGAKLVIMTLGKDGLVASDGKTTIRMDSVADNVMDTTGAGDAFWSGFYAAIVKGYDVKDAIRLGNASSAYKLRYTGAVVDFPSIDRLKDLYEI is encoded by the coding sequence ATGGGTAATATAGAAATCAAAGATTTAAAGGATAAAAAATATGATATAGCGACTGTAGGTGAAGTACTTGTAGATATGATCTCTACAGAATATACAGATGGGTTTGATTGTGACACTTATAGAAGATTCTTTGGTGGATCTCCCGCCAACATTGCAATGAATGTAAAAAAACTGGGCATAAACTCCACTATTATATGTTGTGCAGGTAGCGATGAAATGGGGGATTTTCTAATATCCAAGATGAAAATGCAGGGACTTGATACTAGTAATGTTAAGAGAGCATATTCTTCAACATCCATGGTACTTTTAAATAAAAGTCAATCTAGCCCTATACCGATATTTTATCGTGGTGCAGACTATAGAATAGTATTTGATGAGTCTATAGAAGATGTTATAAGGACATCAAAAATAGTTCATTTTTCTACATGGCCCATATCAAGGGAGCCATCTAGAAGCGCTATAGAGAAAATCATAGAGGTAGCTAAGGAAAGTGGTACTATAATAGGATTTGACCCAAATTATCATCCTGCATTATGGGAAAAAGGTTATGACGGGGTTTCATATATAAAGGGAATTATAAAAGATGTAGATATAATAAAACCTAGTGAGGATGATGCAAAGCGTCTATTTGGGGAAGAAAGTATTGATGAGTATATTGCAAGATTTTTAGATCTTGGAGCAAAATTGGTTATAATGACATTAGGTAAAGACGGGCTTGTAGCTTCTGATGGGAAAACAACAATTAGAATGGATAGCGTGGCAGACAATGTGATGGATACCACCGGGGCGGGGGATGCTTTTTGGTCGGGCTTTTATGCAGCTATTGTAAAAGGATATGATGTTAAGGATGCGATAAGGCTTGGAAATGCATCTAGTGCATATAAACTTAGATATACAGGTGCAGTTGTAGATTTTCCAAGTATAGATAGACTAAAGGATTTGTATGAAATATAA
- a CDS encoding L-rhamnose isomerase yields the protein MNIDKHIEQQYIMAREQYAAIGVDTEKAIDMTDRIPVSIHCWQGDDVKGFEYDDRELSGGIQVTGAYPGRARNGDELRSDMEKALSMIPGRHRVNLHAIYAETNGKKVERNRLEPKYFANWVDWAKEHGWGLDFNPTFFSHPLSDDGFTLSHPDRAIRQFWIEHGQVCRSIGEYFGRELGTPCVTNIWIPDGFKDIPADRFVPRERLEASLDEILKVPIDKKYNLDAVESKLFGIGSESYVVGSHEFYMGYAIKNGILLCLDAGHFHPTEMVSDKISSILQFIPEMLLHVSRPVRWDSDHVVLLDDELQNMMHQIVREDVYDRVHIAFDYFDGSINRVAAWVIGGRNARKAILTAFLEPSEKLKQAEIKGDYTGRLALMEELKTYPIQAVWDYYCLSHGILPRERWLDEVYRYEKDILSKRD from the coding sequence ATGAATATAGATAAGCATATTGAGCAGCAGTATATTATGGCAAGGGAGCAATATGCGGCCATAGGGGTAGATACTGAAAAAGCTATAGATATGACGGATAGGATACCTGTCTCTATACACTGCTGGCAGGGAGATGATGTTAAGGGCTTTGAATATGACGATCGTGAATTAAGCGGTGGTATACAGGTGACAGGTGCCTATCCTGGAAGGGCTAGAAACGGAGACGAACTGAGATCTGACATGGAAAAGGCATTATCTATGATACCAGGAAGGCACAGGGTAAACCTTCATGCCATATATGCAGAAACTAATGGTAAAAAGGTGGAGCGGAATAGGCTTGAGCCAAAGTATTTTGCTAATTGGGTGGATTGGGCAAAGGAACATGGGTGGGGATTGGATTTTAATCCTACATTCTTCTCCCATCCCCTAAGCGATGATGGTTTTACCCTTAGTCACCCAGATAGGGCCATAAGGCAGTTTTGGATAGAACACGGGCAGGTATGTAGGAGTATAGGGGAGTATTTTGGACGGGAGCTTGGCACTCCATGTGTAACCAATATATGGATACCGGATGGTTTTAAAGATATCCCTGCGGACAGGTTTGTACCTAGGGAACGTTTAGAGGCATCATTAGATGAGATATTGAAAGTTCCAATAGATAAAAAGTATAATCTTGATGCGGTTGAGAGCAAACTCTTTGGTATAGGTTCTGAAAGCTATGTGGTGGGTTCCCATGAATTTTATATGGGGTATGCCATAAAAAATGGTATACTTCTATGCCTTGATGCAGGACATTTTCATCCTACTGAGATGGTTTCAGATAAGATATCGTCCATACTGCAGTTTATACCCGAAATGCTTTTACATGTAAGCCGACCTGTTAGATGGGATAGTGACCATGTGGTGTTGCTTGATGATGAGCTGCAAAACATGATGCATCAGATAGTAAGGGAAGATGTATATGACAGGGTACATATAGCATTTGACTATTTTGATGGGAGCATAAACAGGGTAGCTGCCTGGGTAATAGGCGGGAGAAATGCCAGAAAGGCTATTTTAACAGCATTTTTAGAGCCTTCAGAAAAGCTTAAACAGGCAGAGATTAAAGGGGATTATACAGGCAGATTGGCCCTTATGGAAGAGTTAAAGACCTATCCAATTCAAGCTGTATGGGATTATTACTGTCTAAGCCATGGCATTCTCCCTAGGGAACGCTGGTTGGATGAAGTTTATAGATATGAAAAGGATATATTGAGCAAAAGGGACTAA
- a CDS encoding galactose-1-phosphate uridylyltransferase → MPEIRKDPFTDEQVIIAMERAKRPTDFHDDGSNKEEKTCFFCRGREKLTPSETFRIDDDNGEWIVRSFPNKFPILCSDMTDGNGIHEVIVDNCGHDKSFFNMNIKEFKYMLLAYKNRYIALYNTASTQYVSVFKNYLKKAGASLDHPHSQIISLPIIPNIIMTELNNCKKFYEYRGEIMHQVLIREERDKGDRVIFETDNFIVIAPFASKYNYETQIIYKNKGLFQSMTDRIITELSEVFFGLFSRYGNVLGRFPFNLFLHAHPNLMEDAPYNWHLHITPRVSQQAGFELSTGIYVNDIPPEKAAKLLISAGH, encoded by the coding sequence ATGCCGGAAATTAGAAAAGATCCTTTTACAGATGAACAAGTTATAATAGCGATGGAACGTGCAAAGCGCCCTACAGATTTTCATGATGATGGGAGTAATAAGGAAGAAAAGACGTGTTTTTTTTGTCGGGGAAGAGAAAAGTTGACGCCTTCTGAGACCTTTAGAATAGACGATGATAATGGGGAGTGGATAGTAAGGTCATTTCCAAACAAGTTCCCTATTTTATGTTCTGATATGACCGATGGAAACGGTATTCATGAGGTAATAGTAGATAATTGTGGGCATGATAAAAGCTTTTTTAATATGAATATAAAAGAATTTAAATATATGCTTTTAGCCTATAAAAATCGATATATTGCACTGTATAATACAGCTTCCACTCAATATGTGAGTGTTTTTAAAAATTATCTCAAAAAAGCAGGAGCATCCCTTGATCATCCCCATTCTCAGATAATTTCATTACCGATTATCCCTAATATAATAATGACAGAATTGAATAATTGTAAAAAATTCTATGAATATAGAGGGGAGATAATGCATCAAGTTCTTATAAGAGAGGAACGTGATAAGGGAGATAGGGTTATATTTGAAACGGATAATTTCATTGTAATAGCTCCCTTTGCCAGTAAATATAACTATGAAACTCAGATTATATATAAAAATAAAGGTTTATTTCAATCCATGACAGACCGTATAATAACTGAATTATCAGAGGTGTTCTTTGGCCTTTTTAGCAGATATGGTAATGTACTAGGAAGATTTCCGTTTAATCTTTTTTTACATGCCCATCCAAACTTGATGGAAGATGCACCTTATAATTGGCATCTTCATATTACACCAAGAGTATCTCAGCAGGCAGGTTTTGAGCTGTCAACGGGTATATATGTAAATGATATCCCACCTGAAAAGGCGGCTAAATTGCTGATTTCTGCCGGACATTGA